The nucleotide sequence CAAAGACGCTGATCGCCATGACGACCATCAGGATGGCCACGGGGCGGCGCGTGGTGAAGGCGAAGCGGGATTCGTCGGGATTAAACGGAGCCGACATCAGAAAATTCGGAGTGCAAGGTGGGGCAGGACGAGGGAGGCGAGGGTCGGTTCAGGAGTCGGCGGAGGGAGCCGGGTCGGCTGAGGCTTCGGGCGGTGTTTTACCCGGGTGACCTCCGCGGGACGGGGCGGGGGCGTTGGGGTCGACGACTTTGACGGGGGCCCCGTCCTTGAGTCCGGATTGGCCGAGAATGATGATGGGGTCGCCTTCCGTGAAACCGGAGCGCACCTCGACGGTATCGGGCGTTTCGAAGCCGGCATCGAGCTGGCGGCGGACCGCCTTGCCGTCGACGACGGTGTAGAGGAACTGGGAACCGCCGTCGTAAACGACCGCGCGTTTCGGCACGAGCAGGGCGTTGGGGCGTTCCTCGGTGATGATGTTGGCCTTCACGAAGAGGCCGGGCAGCACGTCCTGCTCGGGATTGCGCAGACCGACGGTGACTTTGAAGGTGCCGCTCTGCGGATCAATGATCGGGCTGATGCGTTTGACCCAGCCGGCGAAAGTGCGGCCCGGCATGAATTCGGATGTGATGGTGGCTTCCTGGTCTTTGTTGACGGCGGTGAGATAGCGGCCGGGCACGAAGACCTTGGCCACCATGTCCTGGAGGCTGACGAAGGAGAAGAGTTTCGTGCCGCTGCTCACGCGCGCGCCGAGTTGGGCGGCTCGTTCCGAGATCACGCCGTCGAAAGGCGCGCGGATGGTGGCGTGGTCGAGACGGATCTTGGCCCGCTCGGCCCCGAGACGACGTTGCGAGAGCGTATAGCTGGCGTTTTCGAATTCCTGCTGGTTGACGAGACCGCGTTTGAAGAGCTCCTGGATGCGATCAAAATTGGCCTGCTCACGCTCCAGATTGACGCTGGCTTCGTCGGCGTCGACGCGCAGCTCGCGCTCATCGATTTGGAGTAGGGGAGCGCCGGCTTTGACGAAGTCGCCCTCTTCAACGAGCAAGGCTTCGATTTCGCCGGAAATCTGGGGAAAGAGATCCACGCTCGATTCGGTTTCGAGGGTCGAGTTGAAGGACAACGTCGCCGAAATGGGTCCGCGCGTGATGGGGGCGGTTTGCACGGCGACCGCCTCCTCGGTGCGACCGGCGCCCCATTTGCCCGCTCCGGGCCCGCCACCGCCCGGGGCATCAGCTGATTTGTCTCCGCCGCCGCAACCGGCGAGGAGCATGAGACTGGTCAGCGCCAGAGCGGAGGCGGTGAACCGTGAATGGACACAAAATGAGGTAGGGAGACGAAAGGTCACGACGGGGGAGTTAGTGGAAGCGGAGGAAGGAGGCAGGCACAATCGCCCATCCCTAATACTCCAAACGGGGCCAGAAGTTGCGTAGTTTTTGGATAAAAGCAGGAATCAAAGTGAATTCGTTGAGCAGACGCAGGATCGGAGAAAAAGGGTGCGCTCAAACCAGCACTGTTCTCAATGACGCACATGACCGCCGAAAGTGACAACCTCACCACATTTGTTTCTCGCGTGCGGCTGGTCGGATACATGGGCGAAGACGCCGTCAAGACGCTGCCCGGCTTCAAAAAAGGTCGTCATGCGGTGCCCGATGCGGTCACGCCGGCCACCCGGTCGTTTTTTGCCCGGTTGTGTCAGGACATGGTGGCGGAGGAAGCGGAGGCGTGGTTTCAGCGCGCCCGGGCTGAATTGAGCTACAAACGCAAGGAATTGACGCTCGAAGTGGCGAGCCCGCTGGCGGTGCTGACCGCCACGGATTTCACGTTTGAGCTCGAATACCGTTTGCTCGAACGCGATGCGGGGAGATTTGCGGGGGTGCGCACGTTGCATGACCTGAAAGAAGGACGTTTGGGCGTGCCGACCTTCGAGGCATTGTTTGCCGGACAGTTCACCGAGATCGCGTTCGACCTCAAAAAAGGGGTGCAAGTCGAAGCGGTGATCGACGCGGTGGAGGAACTGGAAAGCGCCGGGGGATTGCGGGTCGACTACCCGTCGGACTATCGCGAGTGCACCCTGTCCGTCGCCGGCGTGGAAGCTGAGGTGCTGTGCGACGGTTCGTCGTTGGCCATGAGCTTCCCGCGGGCGGGCGCCCCGATGGAGTTGGTGGAGGGGTTTTGCGCGGTGCGCCGGGCGTTTGTGCTGAGCGAACGCGAGGAGCTGGCGGGATTGCTGTGACGCGACCGACTGGCGGGAGGAGGCCTCAACGTTCCGGAAAGAGTCCGCGATAGACGGCCGTCGGTTCCCCATCGGGTCCGCGAATGGCGAAACCGCCTTGGTAGTCCCAGACGCTCCAGCCGAAACCGGCTGCTTCGCACAACTCGACGTTGGCGCGGATCCAATTGACGGTGGATTCCGGATCCGCCGCACGATAGACGCCAAACTCGGTGATGACCACATTGACGCCGTGTTCACGCGCCCAGGCCGCGACTGGCGCATAGTGGGCGGCCACATCTGCGCGTTCGAGCGTCACGGCCAGCGTGTGGTGTTCTTTCATCATCTGCGCGGCCAGAGGACTGTCGGAGGCCACCTCGATGCCGCCGGGAAACGTGACCGCGCCGGCCGGAATGTCTTTGAGCGGTGTCCACGACGTATTTTGGTGGGTGAACAGGAACGGCTCGTAGGTGTGCAAGGCGTAGTGAACGTTCGGGTCATCGAAGAGGCGCAGATCGGGCACGGTTTGGAACTGGCCCCAACGGTTCGAGGACACGTAGAGAACGCGGGTGGCGTCGACCGTGCGGATGGCGTCGACGATGAGTTGATTGAGGATGTTGAGATCCTCGTTTTCCGGTGCGACCGCTTCGTTGAGAATTTCGTAGCGCAACCAAGGCCCGACGTCGCGGTAGTGGGTGGCAACCTGAGTCCAGAGCGAGGCGGCGGCGGCGCGCAGGTCGGGGTCGGACCAAAGGGCGTTGTCGGCGGCGTCGTTGAGGAACTCGTTGCCCGGCAGGTAGTGCATGTCGAGGATCACGCCGAGGTCGTGGGCCCGACACCACTCGAGGGCCTGATCCAAGGGCTGGAGGAGCTCGGTGATCAGTTTGCCCTCGATACTCATCAGGATGCGACCGTCGACGGGTATGCGCACATGATCGAAACCGTGGTCGGCGATCCAGGCGGCGTCTTCGGCCTCGAACCGCTCGGCGGTGGCGTAATGGCCGGGGGCGTGTTGAGCGAGCCAGTGGCTGATGTTGACGCCTTTTTTGAAATCGGAGCCGGCGGTGGCCACGGTCGGACCAGCGCAGACGGCGATGCTGAGAATTGTGAGAACGGAGGAGAGAAGTTTCATGGCGTGAAGGGAGGTGAAAGGGACAAAAAAACGGCGACCCCACCAGGAGGTCGCCGTTTGCGAAAAGAAGAAAGAAACAGGGACGGCGAACGCTGAATCAGCCGAGCATGTCGGCGACCATGGCGCGTTCGTCGACGAGCTCCTGGTTGGTCGCGGCAAGTTTCTGCTGGGAGAACGCGTCGCTCAGATCGTAGTCGGTGATGACTTCGTAGGCTCCGGGCGTGGTGGTGCGCACGGGCATGCCGGCCCAGACATCGGGATCGAAACCGTAGCGTCCCTCGCTCTTCACGGCGACGGAATGAATCGCGCCGGGGGTCATGAGATCGTGCACGTGATCGACCAACGCGTTGGCGGCGGAGGCGGCCGAGGAGAGGCCGCGGGCGGCGATGATGGCGGCGCCGCGTTTGCCGACGGTGGAGCAGAAGTCGCCTTCGAGGTAGGCCTGGTCGTTGATGACCTCGGCGGCGGGTTTGCCGTCGATCGTGGCATGGGCAAAGGCCGGATACATCGACGGGCTGTGGTTGCCGTAGATGAAGATGTCCTTCACGGCGGTCAGATCGACGCCGGCCTTTTTGGCAAGCTGAGCCTGAGCGCGGTTTTGGTCGAGCCGCACCATGGCGGTGAAACGATCGGCGGTGAGGCGCTTGGCCTTGGACGCGGCGATCATGACGTTGGTGTTGGCGGGGTTGCCGACGACGGCGACCCGGGCGTCCTCCGCGGCGACGCGGTCGATGATCTCACCCTGGGCGGTGAAGATCACGCCGTTGCCCTTGAGCAAGTCGGCGCGCTCCATGCCGGGACCGCGAGGGCGGGCGCCGACGAGCAGGGACCAATTGGCGTCCTTGAAACCGGTCTCACCATTGTCGGTGAGGACCATGTCCTTGAGCAGCGGGAAGGCGCAGTCGTCGAGTTCCATGGCCACGCCTTCGAGGGCTTTCATGGCTTTTTCGACGGGAATCTCGATAAGCTGGAGGATCACCGGTTGGTCGGGACCGAACATGTGGCCCGAAGCAATACGGAAGAGGAGGGAGTAGCCGATTTGACCGGCGGCTCCAGTGACAGCGACGCGAATGGGAGCTTTCATAAGAAGGGCGCTTAGGTAATCAGAAAAGTCGGGAAGGGGACACGCACGAAATGTGTTTTTATCGGCGTATTCTGATCACATGGGGTCCGGGGGCGAAAATGTGTCCTATATCGCGCTGGCCACCCAGCGGGGTAGTCGCAGTGGTGTGTCGTGCACGAAGTCGATGAGCAGAGCCTGAATCCACGGTCGCTCGCACACGCAGTCGCGCAGCGTGATGAAGCTCTCGGCGGTGTCGGATTCGATGCGATAGTTTCCCACCTGCACGGCGAGAGGCTGCGCTTCACCATGCAGCAGGCATACCAGTTCGATGCGCTGGGCGCGGGAATCGATCCGCAGTGATTCCAACACGCCGTAGCGGCGGATGAGGTTGTTGGCGAAGTGGCGCGCGGCGTGGGAGGTGACCCGGTCTTTCAGAGATGAGAGCATGACGACGTTTTCCTTTTCTATGCAGAGACCCAATCGCGGTTTTGGTTCCCGCCCGGCTCAGCTCAGGAACCGTTCGGGGGAAGATGGGTCCGTGCTGCTTAACTTCACCACTGCTTCCAAGCTTCAACTCCGCCATCCCATGAAAATTAAACATCTCTCCCGCTATCGCGAAATCCTCATGCTGTTCTGGCGGTATGGGCACTCCGATCTGGTGCGACAACTCGACGAGGATTTCGAGCCGGAGAAGGAGAGTGGCTCCGACGCTGGCAAGGGTGATAACGCTCCCGAGCAATTGGCCAACGATCTGGAGGCCATGGGGCCCACCTTCATCAAACTCGGACAGGTGTTGGCGGGACGACCGGATCTGTTGCCCGCTCCCTATGTGAAGGCGTTGGCCCGGTTGCAGGACAAGGTGAAACCCTTTCCGTTTGAGGAGGTGGAGGCGGCCGTCACGGAGGAGCTCGGCGTGCGCCTTTCCAAGGCGTTCGCTCGATTCGACGAAGAGCCGTTGGCGGCGGCGTCACTCGGTCAGGTCCATGCTGCGGCGCTGCGCGACGGGCGGGAAGTGGTGGTCAAAGTCCAACGTCCGGGGATTCGAGCCACGATTGCCGAAGACTTCGAGGTGTTGGCGGAGATTGCCGAGTTCATGGACACCCACACGGAGATGGGGCAGCGGTTCCGGTTCGGTTCGATTCTGGCGGAGTTTCGGGAGACCATCAAACGCGAGCTGAACTACGAAATGGAGGCGCAGAATCTCCGGGCGGTGGGGGCGAATCTGCAGGAGTTTCCGCACATTTTTGTGCCGGCACCGATCACCGATTACTGCTCACGCGCGGTGCTCACGATGGAGCGCGTGTCGGGCAGCAAGGTCACGGAAATCGGTCCGTTGGCATCGTTGGAATACGATGCGGCCCCGATCGTCGAGGAACTGTTCAAGAGCTACCTCCAGCAGGTATTGGTGGACGGGCTCTTTCATGCGGACCCGCATCCCGGCAACATCTTCGTGACGTTGGACGGTCAGCTGGCACTGCTCGATCTGGGCATGGTGGGCTATGTTTCGCCGGGCATGCAGACCTCGCTGTTGAAAATATTGATGGCGGTGAGCGAGGGGCAGGGGGAGCGCGCGGCGGACATTGTGATCGGCATGAGCACCAAGCGCAAAGGCGCGGACGTCGGTGATTTTCGCCGCGAAGTCAGCAAACTCGTCGCGCGTCAGCAGGATCAAAATCTCGACGATTTGAACGTCGGGCAGTCCCTGCTCGACTTGAGCAGTCTGGCGCGCACGTCCGGCCTGATCGTGCCCAGTGAACTCACGGTGTTGGGCAAGGCGCTGATGCAGCTGGACGAAGTCGGCAAACGACTGGACCCGGAATTTAATCCGTCGGCCTCGATTCGTCGTCACGTCGACGATCTGATGTCGGAGCAGATGAAGCGCAATCTCGCGACCGGCAACGTGTTTGGCACTTTGTTGGAGGCCAAAGAATTCATGACGCAACTCCCGGCGCGCCTGAACCGCATCATGGACGTCGTGACGAACTCCGAACTGCAGGTCAAAGTGAAGGCGCTCGACGCCAACACGGCCTTGGACGGCATGCAAAAGATCGCGAATCGCATCACCATGGGCATGGTGTTGTCCGCGTTGATCATGGCGGCGTCGCTGATGATGCGGGTGGACACGGACTTCCAACTCTTTGGCTATCCGGGGCTGGCCATCCTTTGTTTCCTGGCGGCGGCGGCCGGTGGTTTTTACCTCGTATTCAGTATCTTCATTCAGGACTACCGCAGCCGGAAAGACCTGGAAGAGTGAACGGATCGTCGCGGTCGATGGTCAGCTTTGGAAGCGAACGGCGAGGGCGGCGTGGGTGTCGCGCACGAGCTTTTCGGTCGTGGCCCAATCGATGCAGCCATCGGTGATGGAGACGCCGTAGCGCAGATCGGACTTGGGCTGGGGGAAAGTCTGATTCCCGGCCTCGAGGTTGCTTTCCACCATGGTGCCGATGATCGAGGTGCTGCCGGCGGCGATTTGGCCGACGATGTCTTTCATGACCTCGGGTTGCAGCTCCGGTTTTTTGGCGGAGTTGGCGTGGGAACAGTCGACCAAGATGGAGGGAAGCAGGTCGGCCTTCGTCAGCACCTGTTCGGCGTTGGCGATGTCGGCGGCGGAATAGTTGGGACCGGCCGTGCCACCGCGCAGCACGATGTGGCAGTTGGGGTTGCCGCGGGTTACCACGGAGGAGGCCTTGCCCTCGATGCTCACGCCGAGAAACGTTTGGGGTTGAGCGGCGGCGCGGATGGCGTTGACGGCGGCGCCCAGGGTGCCGTCGGTGCCGTTTTTAAAACCGAGCGGCATTGAAAGGCCGGACGCCATTTGCCGGTGCGTTTGTGATTCGGTGGTGCGGGCGCCCACGGCGGACCAGCAGATCAGGTCGGCGATGTATTGGGGCGTGATGGGATCGAGCAACTCCGTCGCGGTGGGTAGGCCGAGATCGAGGACCTCGCGCAGGAAGGTGCGGGCGGTGCGCAAGCCGGTGGCGATGTCGTTGGAACCGTCGAGGTGCGGATCCATGATCAAGCCTTTCCAGCCGACGGTGGTGCGCGGTTTTTCGAAATAGACCCGCATGACGATCATGATGCGGTCGGACACCTCGTGGGCGAGGGCGGCGAGGCGACGGGCGTAATCGCGGCCGGCTTCCAGATCGTGAATCGAGCACGGGCCGATGATGAGCAGCAGGCGTTTGTCTTCGGTGAAGATCACGCGGTGGATGTCCTCGCGGGCGCGGGTCACGAACGCGGCCTGAGACTCGGACTTGGGCAGCTCGTCGATGAGCGATTTTGGCGCGGGCAGTTCCCTCGTCTCCAGAACGTTGATATCGGACGTGCGTTGCATGAACCGGCCAACTTGGATCAGAGCGTGGTCCCGGTGCAAGTCCGGGAAAACCTCAAGCCGAGGTTATTGCGGGCTGGGGGCAGAGTTCGCTTGGCGAAGCGAGTGATTTGGGCAAAAAGTTGGCCGGCCACCTACCCCTAAGTGACCGGCCATTTGCTTTCTTAGTTACCCCAAAACTCCCGCTAGGCGGGAGAAGTGAAAAATCTGATGTTGCTAGTGGAAGCGATTCGACGACCTTCGTCAAATAAAGATTTCAAAAACTTTCACAAAAAACGATTAATGATTGATAAAGAGCAATTAATAAAACGTTACTGTTTTGCAAAAGAAACGAAATGGAAGCAGGTTTCGCTCCTGGCTTCATTGGTAGTGACGGGCGAAGACGCGGAAAGTTTCCTGCAAGGACAATTTTCCCAGGAATTGCGACCGGCCCGGGTGGGGCCGATCAACTACGGGTTTTGGCTCACGCGCCAGGGCAAGGTCTTCGGTGATGCCGTGATCGTGCGCGAAAGTGATGACGTTTGGCGTATTTTCAGTGGGAGCCTGAGTGCGACGGCTCTGGTGGAGCGTTTGGAGTCCTTCATCATCGCGGATGATGTGACTGTGGCGGATGAGACCGCCCGCTGGCAGGCATGGCGTATCGCAGGTGGCGACGTCGCTGCGTGGCTGCCGAATTGGCGGAGCGAGACTGCGGCGGCGGGCGGCACTGCGTGGGGTTGGGAGGAGGCTCAACCTTTGCCCGGCGGGAGTGCGCTGATCGTGGCGTCGCAACCGCCGCCGTGGCCGAAAAATTGGCCGGAAGCGACAACGGAGGAGTTTGAGCAGGCGCGCATCGCCGCGGGTATTCCGCGGGTTCCGCAGGACCTCGGGGAGGGCGATCTGCCGCAGGAGGCGGGGTTGGACGCGGTGGGCGTGTCGTTCAACAAAGGCTGTTACCTGGGGCAGGAAGTCATGGCGCGGCTACAGTCACTCGGCCGGGTGCGGCGTCGGCTGGTGACGGTTGCGGGGGCCGGTGATGTTCCCGGTGTTGAGCAGGTGGATCTTTGGCAAGGTGAGAAACGCGTGGGGGCGTTGCGTTCGCGGGTTGCCGGGTTCGATGGAGCGTGGCTCGGCTTGGCTTTGGTCTCCGTGGCGTCGTGCGATTTCACGCGCCCCGTGGGGTTGGTCCAAGGCGACGGTGATGCTCCGGCGATCGATATTGTGGCAGAGGTCACGCCCGAGGACGCCGTATGACCGATCTGGAACGCGTCACGGCACTTTGTCGCAAACTCGGAGCCGCGCCGGAACAGGCGGCCACGATGGCACGACAACTGTTGAAACGGTCAGAACAGCTGGCGTCCGAGCGAGGGTGTTCGCACGTGGAGGCGATGGAATATCTGTTGCGCTTGACCATCCAAGGCGCGAGTGGCGAAGCCCCGCCCGGGTTCGAGGGCGGAGTGCCTCCCGCGGACAAACCTGAAGCGAACGACCGGTGTTAAATTGACCGCGGGCGATGAGACGATCATTTCGTGCCTACCGATGCAGAACCGCCTGATTGCTCTTTTTGAAGAAACCTTTGGTCGCCCGCCGAGCGTGATTTGTCGTGCCCCGGGGCGCATTGAATTCATCGGCAACCACACCGACTACAATGGCGGGGAGGTTTTGGGGGCGGCGATCGACCGCGGGGTATGGGTGGCGGTGGCTCCCGCGGAAGGGCCACGCCGATTCCGTAGCGAGTTTTCCGATACTGTCGTCGAACAAGCCGGACCCAGACAGCGGGAGGAAGGCGACCGGGCGTGGGTGAACTATCCGACGGGCGTGCTGGCGGGCATGGAGGCGTTTGGGGTGACGGCACCCGAGGGGTTTGACTACGCGGTGATTTCCGACCTGCCGCAGGGCGCGGGACTGAGCAGCAGTGCTGCCATCGAACTGGCTTCCGGTCTGGCTTTTCTGGGGTTGGCCGGCGCGGAGTTGTCGCGGGAAAATCTGGTGAAGCTCGGGCGTTGGGCGGAAAACGAATTCGTGGGCGTGCCTTGTGGCATTCTCGACCAAGGGGTCTCCGGATTTGGGCGTCGGGACAGCCTGGTTCACATCGACTGCCGGGGACCGACGTTTTCCACCGTGCCGATGCCGACGGGCGTAAAATTTTGGGTGTTCAACACGCCCTCCGGTCATGCCTTGGTGGATGGGCTCTACGCTGAGCGACATCGTGAGTGCATGGCCGCGGCCGAGGCGCTGGGTGTGGCCTGTTTGGCTGATGCATCGCTGGAGCAGCTGGAGAACGCACGTGGCCTGATGACGGTGGAGTCGTATTCACGGGCCAAGCACGTGATCAGCGAAATTGCCCGGGTCGGGGCGATGTGCGCCGCGCTCAAATCGGGTGATTTTGCGGACGTGGGGCGCCTGTTGACGGCGTCTCATCACAGTTCGCAACGTGATTTTGCCAACAGCACCGTGCAGTTGGATTGGCTGGTCGATCATCTGATCGAAACGAGTGGAGTGTTGGGCGCTCGCTTGACCGGCGGTGGTTTCGGCGGGGCCGTGATGGGTCTGGCCACGGCAGAATTCGACGAGCGGGCGGCGAAGAAGGTCAGCC is from Synoicihabitans lomoniglobus and encodes:
- a CDS encoding galactokinase, which produces MICRAPGRIEFIGNHTDYNGGEVLGAAIDRGVWVAVAPAEGPRRFRSEFSDTVVEQAGPRQREEGDRAWVNYPTGVLAGMEAFGVTAPEGFDYAVISDLPQGAGLSSSAAIELASGLAFLGLAGAELSRENLVKLGRWAENEFVGVPCGILDQGVSGFGRRDSLVHIDCRGPTFSTVPMPTGVKFWVFNTPSGHALVDGLYAERHRECMAAAEALGVACLADASLEQLENARGLMTVESYSRAKHVISEIARVGAMCAALKSGDFADVGRLLTASHHSSQRDFANSTVQLDWLVDHLIETSGVLGARLTGGGFGGAVMGLATAEFDERAAKKVSQHFAEKFGQSPQVLQLATGNGAERIV
- a CDS encoding glycoside hydrolase family 5 protein, which gives rise to MKLLSSVLTILSIAVCAGPTVATAGSDFKKGVNISHWLAQHAPGHYATAERFEAEDAAWIADHGFDHVRIPVDGRILMSIEGKLITELLQPLDQALEWCRAHDLGVILDMHYLPGNEFLNDAADNALWSDPDLRAAAASLWTQVATHYRDVGPWLRYEILNEAVAPENEDLNILNQLIVDAIRTVDATRVLYVSSNRWGQFQTVPDLRLFDDPNVHYALHTYEPFLFTHQNTSWTPLKDIPAGAVTFPGGIEVASDSPLAAQMMKEHHTLAVTLERADVAAHYAPVAAWAREHGVNVVITEFGVYRAADPESTVNWIRANVELCEAAGFGWSVWDYQGGFAIRGPDGEPTAVYRGLFPER
- a CDS encoding 3-deoxy-7-phosphoheptulonate synthase, whose translation is MQRTSDINVLETRELPAPKSLIDELPKSESQAAFVTRAREDIHRVIFTEDKRLLLIIGPCSIHDLEAGRDYARRLAALAHEVSDRIMIVMRVYFEKPRTTVGWKGLIMDPHLDGSNDIATGLRTARTFLREVLDLGLPTATELLDPITPQYIADLICWSAVGARTTESQTHRQMASGLSMPLGFKNGTDGTLGAAVNAIRAAAQPQTFLGVSIEGKASSVVTRGNPNCHIVLRGGTAGPNYSAADIANAEQVLTKADLLPSILVDCSHANSAKKPELQPEVMKDIVGQIAAGSTSIIGTMVESNLEAGNQTFPQPKSDLRYGVSITDGCIDWATTEKLVRDTHAALAVRFQS
- a CDS encoding malate dehydrogenase yields the protein MKAPIRVAVTGAAGQIGYSLLFRIASGHMFGPDQPVILQLIEIPVEKAMKALEGVAMELDDCAFPLLKDMVLTDNGETGFKDANWSLLVGARPRGPGMERADLLKGNGVIFTAQGEIIDRVAAEDARVAVVGNPANTNVMIAASKAKRLTADRFTAMVRLDQNRAQAQLAKKAGVDLTAVKDIFIYGNHSPSMYPAFAHATIDGKPAAEVINDQAYLEGDFCSTVGKRGAAIIAARGLSSAASAANALVDHVHDLMTPGAIHSVAVKSEGRYGFDPDVWAGMPVRTTTPGAYEVITDYDLSDAFSQQKLAATNQELVDERAMVADMLG
- a CDS encoding efflux RND transporter periplasmic adaptor subunit, with product MTFRLPTSFCVHSRFTASALALTSLMLLAGCGGGDKSADAPGGGGPGAGKWGAGRTEEAVAVQTAPITRGPISATLSFNSTLETESSVDLFPQISGEIEALLVEEGDFVKAGAPLLQIDERELRVDADEASVNLEREQANFDRIQELFKRGLVNQQEFENASYTLSQRRLGAERAKIRLDHATIRAPFDGVISERAAQLGARVSSGTKLFSFVSLQDMVAKVFVPGRYLTAVNKDQEATITSEFMPGRTFAGWVKRISPIIDPQSGTFKVTVGLRNPEQDVLPGLFVKANIITEERPNALLVPKRAVVYDGGSQFLYTVVDGKAVRRQLDAGFETPDTVEVRSGFTEGDPIIILGQSGLKDGAPVKVVDPNAPAPSRGGHPGKTPPEASADPAPSADS
- a CDS encoding ABC1 kinase family protein, translating into MKIKHLSRYREILMLFWRYGHSDLVRQLDEDFEPEKESGSDAGKGDNAPEQLANDLEAMGPTFIKLGQVLAGRPDLLPAPYVKALARLQDKVKPFPFEEVEAAVTEELGVRLSKAFARFDEEPLAAASLGQVHAAALRDGREVVVKVQRPGIRATIAEDFEVLAEIAEFMDTHTEMGQRFRFGSILAEFRETIKRELNYEMEAQNLRAVGANLQEFPHIFVPAPITDYCSRAVLTMERVSGSKVTEIGPLASLEYDAAPIVEELFKSYLQQVLVDGLFHADPHPGNIFVTLDGQLALLDLGMVGYVSPGMQTSLLKILMAVSEGQGERAADIVIGMSTKRKGADVGDFRREVSKLVARQQDQNLDDLNVGQSLLDLSSLARTSGLIVPSELTVLGKALMQLDEVGKRLDPEFNPSASIRRHVDDLMSEQMKRNLATGNVFGTLLEAKEFMTQLPARLNRIMDVVTNSELQVKVKALDANTALDGMQKIANRITMGMVLSALIMAASLMMRVDTDFQLFGYPGLAILCFLAAAAGGFYLVFSIFIQDYRSRKDLEE